A genomic window from Synergistetes bacterium HGW-Synergistetes-1 includes:
- the recQ gene encoding DNA helicase RecQ: MFVLPQPIDMLKNIFGYTSFRRGQEEIIDNILKGNDALAIMPTGAGKSLCYQIPAVLNKGVSIIISPLISLMKDQVDALRQSGVQAASINSSMTWDEVVSIFRLVSSGRIKLLYIAPERLENNGFIEFLHSLDIALIVVDEAHCVSQWGHDFRPSYLNIAPAIASLRQRPVVTAFTATATPEVREDIIRQLELRSPFSVTTGFDRENLFFQIEHPADKTKYLLEYVKKFPNVSGIVYCSTRKEVESVRDKICRSGISAVRYHAGLDSDERLQSQEAFIYDKVGIIVATNAFGMGIDKSNVRYVIHYNMPATMDAYYQEAGRAGRDGLPADCILLFGEKDIMTGRYFISLSEDAATKKAAYLKLRGMVDYCHTTGCLRSWILNYFGEEDVPETCGSCGSCTSQTDLVDITTEAKKIISSVYRMAEHTGGRKFGSAILTDVLRGSQKAQIKSLGFDKISTWGIMKGYKAEAIRNMVNFLTAEGFLQIEDGEFPVLSFTGRTTQFLKSDTKLLMRKHEESAEKPLSIRKRKQVESVNEELFDSLRTLRKELAAAEGVPPYVVFSDKTLSAMCETLPSDREAFLEVPGVGSVKLEKYGDAFIDAIKEWRSSS; this comes from the coding sequence ATGTTTGTTTTGCCGCAGCCTATTGATATGCTTAAAAATATTTTCGGTTATACCTCCTTCCGACGAGGGCAGGAGGAGATCATTGACAATATCCTGAAGGGCAATGACGCACTGGCGATAATGCCTACAGGCGCAGGAAAATCGCTTTGTTACCAGATCCCTGCAGTTTTGAACAAAGGGGTTTCCATAATAATATCCCCGCTTATTTCCCTTATGAAGGATCAGGTCGACGCACTTCGTCAGAGTGGCGTACAGGCCGCCTCGATAAACAGTTCCATGACATGGGACGAAGTGGTCTCCATCTTCCGCCTTGTAAGCAGCGGCAGGATAAAGCTGCTTTATATAGCGCCGGAACGCCTCGAGAATAATGGTTTCATCGAATTCCTCCATTCACTGGACATTGCCCTGATAGTAGTTGACGAGGCACACTGTGTCTCCCAGTGGGGACATGACTTCCGCCCTTCCTATCTGAACATCGCACCGGCTATCGCATCGCTGAGACAGCGTCCTGTTGTTACTGCGTTCACTGCTACTGCAACTCCCGAGGTCAGAGAAGATATTATCCGCCAGCTTGAACTTAGATCCCCTTTTTCTGTTACGACGGGATTTGACCGAGAAAACCTCTTTTTTCAGATTGAACATCCGGCTGACAAGACAAAATACCTGCTGGAGTATGTTAAAAAATTTCCAAACGTCTCCGGCATAGTCTACTGTTCAACGCGTAAGGAAGTTGAATCGGTACGCGATAAAATATGCCGAAGCGGCATAAGCGCAGTACGTTATCATGCCGGCCTGGACAGCGATGAACGGCTGCAGAGCCAGGAAGCTTTTATATATGACAAGGTCGGGATCATAGTTGCCACCAACGCTTTCGGAATGGGCATCGACAAATCTAATGTTCGCTATGTGATCCACTACAACATGCCCGCGACTATGGATGCCTATTATCAGGAGGCCGGACGTGCAGGACGCGACGGTTTGCCTGCGGACTGTATCCTGCTCTTCGGAGAAAAGGACATAATGACCGGGCGTTACTTTATATCGCTTAGTGAGGATGCCGCGACAAAAAAAGCAGCATACCTTAAACTTCGCGGAATGGTTGACTACTGCCATACGACCGGCTGTCTGAGATCATGGATATTGAACTATTTCGGTGAAGAGGATGTGCCTGAAACCTGCGGTTCCTGCGGTAGCTGCACATCGCAGACAGACCTTGTCGATATCACTACAGAGGCAAAAAAGATAATATCCTCTGTCTACCGTATGGCCGAACATACAGGCGGACGAAAGTTTGGAAGTGCGATCCTGACAGATGTGCTGCGAGGTTCACAGAAGGCCCAGATAAAGTCCCTCGGTTTTGACAAGATCTCCACCTGGGGGATCATGAAAGGATACAAAGCTGAAGCTATACGAAATATGGTAAACTTCCTGACCGCCGAAGGCTTCCTGCAAATCGAGGACGGAGAATTTCCCGTACTTTCTTTTACCGGCAGGACAACACAGTTTCTGAAAAGCGACACAAAACTTCTGATGCGAAAGCACGAAGAAAGCGCTGAAAAGCCCCTTTCTATCCGGAAGCGCAAGCAAGTAGAGAGTGTAAATGAAGAGCTTTTTGATTCTCTGCGAACACTGCGAAAAGAGCTGGCTGCAGCAGAGGGGGTACCCCCATATGTTGTCTTCTCTGACAAGACCCTTTCCGCGATGTGCGAAACACTGCCGTCAGACAGAGAGGCTTTCCTTGAGGTTCCCGGAGTAGGCAGCGTCAAACTGGAAAAATACGGGGACGCCTTCATAGACGCGATCAAAGAGTGGAGATCAAGCTCCTGA
- a CDS encoding beta-aspartyl-peptidase produces the protein MITIIRNADVYAPEHLGKKDVLLLGNKIAAVDDHISFDIKGKVEVTEIDAEGKSLVPGFIDSHVHIQGGGGEGGFSTRTPEATLTDITTAGVTTVVGCLGTDGTARDMVSLLAKAKGLDEEGITTYIYTGSYRLPVKTITGEIMKDIMVVDKVIGIGEIAISDHRSSQPAFEEFVRAVSDARVGGMLSGKAGIINVHLGDGKRKIDLIKRAVKETEIPLAQFLPTHINRNQELFEECVKYAKEGGYIDFTGSDDPDFWEKTDGEVRFSKGLRRLLDEGICLDNFTISSDGQGSLPIFNEKKEYVGLGVGKSHCLIKAIKECVFRENIPLETAIRALSSNPAKILKLKTKGNIMAGMDADLCILDRDIDVDTVIAKGRIMVRGKKPVVFGTFEQSI, from the coding sequence ATGATCACCATAATACGAAATGCAGATGTCTACGCTCCGGAACATCTGGGCAAAAAGGACGTCCTGCTGCTTGGCAATAAGATTGCGGCAGTAGACGATCACATTTCTTTCGACATCAAAGGCAAGGTAGAAGTAACAGAGATCGATGCGGAAGGGAAATCATTGGTCCCGGGGTTCATAGACTCACATGTCCATATCCAGGGTGGAGGCGGTGAGGGCGGATTTTCCACAAGGACGCCCGAAGCGACATTGACAGATATAACCACTGCGGGTGTAACGACCGTTGTAGGCTGTCTCGGAACAGACGGCACAGCAAGAGACATGGTCTCTCTCCTTGCAAAAGCAAAGGGCCTTGATGAAGAAGGCATCACCACATACATATACACCGGATCATACAGGCTTCCGGTAAAAACGATAACCGGAGAGATAATGAAGGATATCATGGTAGTCGATAAGGTCATCGGGATCGGAGAGATCGCGATATCAGACCATCGTTCCTCGCAGCCTGCCTTCGAAGAGTTCGTGAGGGCTGTCTCTGATGCGCGAGTAGGTGGAATGCTTTCAGGAAAAGCCGGGATAATAAACGTCCATCTTGGCGACGGCAAAAGAAAGATAGATCTGATAAAAAGAGCTGTCAAAGAGACGGAGATCCCCCTTGCCCAGTTCCTGCCTACTCACATCAACAGAAATCAGGAACTTTTTGAAGAGTGCGTAAAGTATGCCAAAGAGGGGGGCTACATCGATTTCACAGGAAGCGACGATCCCGACTTCTGGGAAAAAACTGACGGAGAAGTCCGCTTCAGCAAAGGACTCCGGAGACTTTTGGATGAAGGGATCTGCCTTGATAATTTCACTATCTCCTCGGACGGGCAGGGAAGCCTTCCGATATTCAACGAGAAAAAGGAGTATGTGGGACTGGGCGTAGGCAAGTCGCACTGTCTTATCAAAGCAATAAAAGAGTGCGTTTTCCGAGAGAACATTCCCCTGGAAACAGCGATAAGGGCACTGTCCTCCAACCCTGCCAAGATCCTTAAACTTAAGACAAAAGGAAACATCATGGCCGGAATGGATGCAGACCTCTGCATCCTGGACAGGGATATCGACGTTGACACAGTGATCGCAAAAGGCAGGATCATGGTACGCGGAAAGAAACCGGTGGTGTTTGGTACTTTTGAACAAAGCATCTAA
- a CDS encoding nucleotidyltransferase domain-containing protein, which yields MLEIEVWMKCFTEKLRAAFGEKLEFIGLQGSYGRGEATESSDIDVVVIFSELAMSDLERYKDLIGEMPHREKICGFVSGRNELTNWDKADLFQFYHDTAPYFGSINHLLPLINRSDVKRAVLLGACNIYHMCSHNFLHEYDAQILRSLYKTSFFVMIAEHFYETGDFIKKKSDLIPLLPEEERKLLESMSLFDAPILDDDRFKELSKNMLEWSSRLIQNTKI from the coding sequence ATGCTGGAAATCGAAGTCTGGATGAAGTGTTTTACTGAAAAACTGAGGGCTGCTTTTGGAGAAAAACTTGAATTTATAGGCTTACAGGGAAGCTACGGCAGAGGAGAGGCCACGGAGAGCAGCGACATAGATGTGGTCGTGATTTTCAGCGAGCTTGCTATGAGCGATTTGGAAAGGTATAAGGATCTGATCGGCGAAATGCCACATAGGGAAAAAATCTGCGGTTTTGTCTCCGGCAGGAACGAGCTGACAAATTGGGATAAAGCTGATCTCTTCCAGTTCTATCATGATACGGCGCCTTACTTTGGCAGCATAAATCATCTGCTGCCCCTGATCAATAGGTCTGATGTCAAAAGAGCTGTCTTACTGGGAGCCTGCAACATCTATCACATGTGCAGCCATAACTTCCTCCACGAATACGATGCGCAGATCCTGCGCTCACTATACAAGACATCATTTTTTGTAATGATCGCGGAGCATTTTTACGAGACAGGTGATTTTATTAAGAAAAAATCCGACCTGATCCCTCTCCTGCCTGAAGAAGAGAGAAAACTTCTTGAGTCAATGTCCCTTTTTGATGCTCCCATACTTGATGATGACCGATTCAAAGAGCTCTCAAAAAACATGCTTGAATGGTCGAGCAGGCTTATCCAAAATACTAAAATATAA